One segment of Sesamum indicum cultivar Zhongzhi No. 13 linkage group LG4, S_indicum_v1.0, whole genome shotgun sequence DNA contains the following:
- the LOC105160958 gene encoding pentatricopeptide repeat-containing protein At4g18975, chloroplastic yields MHFFYFSTTENFLSTLSTHHPPTPIDVGVMASSLSTKHLLGASSSSDGAARLGFLQSPQVLPWPSLRLPARRSQSRRLEIQVAGSTSGTYFRVPTFGESHDGGVRCVIDGCSPRLPISEANMQVDLDKRKLIKKSRKKEHHLWRKRDSAGSGQKALNLVRTVSRLPNEKEVVYGALDKWIAWETEFPLIAAAKALRILRKGSQWKRIIQVVKWMLSKGQGATMATYDSLLLAFDMDGRVDEAEMLWNMILHAQNRSISKKLFSRMISLYDHHNVPNKVIEVFADMEELGVKPDQDTVRRVARAFEVLGQEDKQRLVRLKYQSKWKYIHFNGERVRVRT; encoded by the exons ATGcatttcttctatttctcaACCACTGAAAATTTCCTCTCCACTCTCTCTACTCACCATCCCCCAACTCCAATCGACGTCGGCGTAATGGCGTCGTCCCTCTCCACCAAACACCTCCTCGGAGCTTCCTCTTCTTCCGATGGAGCCGCCCGACTAGGATTCCTTCAATCGCCGCAGGTGCTGCCGTGGCCGAGCCTCAGGTTGCCTGCTCGCCGATCCCAGTCCAGACGCCTTG AAATACAGGTTGCTGGTAGCACGAGTGGTACTTACTTTCGTGTTCCAACATTTGGAGAATCTCATGATGGTGGTGTAAGGTGTGTTATTGATGGATGCTCTCCTAGACTTCCCATCTCAGAAGCTAATATGCAAGTAGATCTTGATAAAAG GAAACTTATTAAGAAGTCGAGAAAGAAGGAACACCACCTGTGGCGTAAGAGAGATTCAGCTGGTTCTGGACAAAAGGCACTTAACCTTGTTCGAACT GTTTCTCGTCTTCCAAATGAGAAAGAGGTTGTTTATGGCGCCTTAGATAAATGGATAGCATGGGAGACCGAATTTCCATTAATTGCCGCAGCAAAGGCATTAAGAATCCTAAGGAAGGGGAGCCAGTGGAAACGTATTATTCAA GTGGTGAAATGGATGTTGAGCAAAGGTCAAGGGGCAACAATGGCGACCTACGACAGTCTTCTACTGGCATTTGACATGGACGGAAGGGTAGATGAAGCGGAAATGTTATGGAACATGATTTTACATGCACAGAATCGCTCTATTTCGAAGAAGCTTTTTTCTAGGATGATATCCTTGTATGACCATCATAATGTGCCAAATAAGGTTATAGAG GTATTTGCTGACATGGAAGAGCTAGGGGTGAAACCAGATCAGGACACTGTTAGAAGAGTTGCTCGAGCCTTCGAGGTGTTAGGTCAAGAGGACAAACAGAGGTTGGTTAGGCTGAAGTACCAAAGTAAATGGAAATACATCCACTTCAATGGGGAAAGGGTTCGGGTAAGAACCTGA